ATCCTTAACGCTGATGGTGTAACTGCCGCTGTTATGTTGGATGGGGAGGGTCAGCTTGCTCAGGTTAATGTGCAAACAGTGAGTGCGCTGGAGCAATCTGGGCAACGTTATACCGTGGTCACCGCATCAGGTATCCCTGATTATCAGGTGACGGTCGATCAGGAGATGCTGTCAAGTTTATCTTCCCGACCCAGAGCCGTATCGGATTTTGCCACAGGTTCACCGCAAGTCGCGATTGGTGATGTGATCGAATTCGGTCAGGATATTGGCTATAACAGTAATAGCAGCTGTGCATTGGATGCCGGGCTGGGCTACTGGCCGCCCGGACCGGTCTGCCCTGAAGTGATGGATAAAACCGGTACGTTTCCAAATCAGCCCACACAGAACACAGAGACGTGTGAAACGGGCTTAGGCACAGTCGGGTTTTGGGTCAATGGCACCTCAGTGTATAACTGGGGCGATGGCCAGAGCTACAACAATGAAAGGATATGGCAAACACTGGCACCGGTTGCCGAGCAATATGATGTAGATATGTGTGGCGGTCATGCTGCGCAAGGTGACTACCATCACCACTATTATTCGTCCTGCCTGGCCGACATGGTCGGTGACACAGGTGCCGGACATTCTCCTGTTTATGGATATGCCGCTGATGGTTACGCCATATACGGCCCGTGGGAGTCTGAAGGAGAATTGGCTATCAGTAGCTGGGAAGTCCGTGACTATCGCGCCGATACACCGACTGGATGCAGCGATGGCGCACGTAGCTGTGTGCTGAATGATCAATATGATGTCAGTCAGGGCACACGCAACGTTAACAGCGGACCGGGTTTTGATACTGTGGTGCGCACATTATCGCGTAATGAACTGGTGGCCGAAAATGGCTACTTCAAAGAAGATTTCTACTGGAACAGTGCGCTGAGTGCACAGGGAGGAAATTATCTTGACCAATACAACGGTCATTATGATGAGGCGCGTGGTTATCACTATCATGTGACGGCCCGCAATGATAACGGTAAGCTAACCCCCACATTTCCATACACCATTGGCGATAGATTTGCCGGTGAATTACAAAGTAATGCGCTAACTCATTGTGGTGGCAGAGGACCCGGCGGTCCGGGTCGTGAATAGGAGTAACATAATGAAAATATTCGCTACTTTAATTGCACTTGGTCTGTTTTTCATCACCATGACGGCGCAGGCTGATAAAGCCATTCACCAGCACAAAAGCCTGGAAATTGAGCAGCGAAGCCTGCTGCCCCGGGTTGCTCTGACCGTCGTACGGGATGAAACTGATGGCCTCAACCTTAGCATTGACATCGTCAACTATGTGCTTAACTCGCCCGCAGTGGCGGAAAATGTACAACAGCGTCTGACGGGTCATGCGCACTTATTCATTAATGGCGAGAAAAAGATGCGCGTTTATGGTCAATATGTACATTTGCCTGCAAGCTGGTTTAAGGCAGGAGTTAACCAGATTGCGGTATCGCTAAATAGCCATCAACATGAAAACTGGACATGGAAGGGCAATACCGTGATGGGATCAGTGTTTATCGATCTGGCTGATCCCCAGCTGGTACTGCATCAGTTTTCTTCTCAGCCGTTGCTCAGCCATCATCACCATTGAGCAAA
The Pseudoalteromonas viridis DNA segment above includes these coding regions:
- a CDS encoding YHYH protein, producing MESKHTIKQPGALNILTAIMTATLLGACGSGGSQTPAATSQNTQSVAADEASTSQENASPDGASDNVDSDTHSSDGHTAPDSEGEDKNEGDAQTGPDEGDGEGTPDQHSTLPGWILNADGVTAAVMLDGEGQLAQVNVQTVSALEQSGQRYTVVTASGIPDYQVTVDQEMLSSLSSRPRAVSDFATGSPQVAIGDVIEFGQDIGYNSNSSCALDAGLGYWPPGPVCPEVMDKTGTFPNQPTQNTETCETGLGTVGFWVNGTSVYNWGDGQSYNNERIWQTLAPVAEQYDVDMCGGHAAQGDYHHHYYSSCLADMVGDTGAGHSPVYGYAADGYAIYGPWESEGELAISSWEVRDYRADTPTGCSDGARSCVLNDQYDVSQGTRNVNSGPGFDTVVRTLSRNELVAENGYFKEDFYWNSALSAQGGNYLDQYNGHYDEARGYHYHVTARNDNGKLTPTFPYTIGDRFAGELQSNALTHCGGRGPGGPGRE